From Actinopolymorpha cephalotaxi, one genomic window encodes:
- a CDS encoding MFS transporter, whose product MRFLRDLATLLGLGFFRRLFAVRLVSQFSDGVFQVAIASYVLFSPERQPTAGAIAVGFAVLLLPFSLLGPFCGVLLDRWSRRQTMLWCNAVRAVLVLLVLAVTRGGGEGPLFFLAVLACLSVNRFLLAALSASLPHVVPTDRLVLANAVTPTCGTLAYLVGLGAGSAVAALGWGAPATAEYVVLVVASLGYAASALLVLRIPRPMLGPDLAAARAEVAATVRHVLSGLADGARHVVECRPAAFGLAAIAVQRFFFTLCTVAIILLYRNYFAAGDAAAGIAGLGTAVLVSGLGFGSAALLTPLAVRRIRKEAWIVVLFLVGALVVLVPGTFFTVPAVLATAFVLGLCAQGVKICVDTLVQENVADVYRGRVFSLYDVLFNVVVVLAAACAALALPPTGRSYAVLAVTSVAYVGAAAGYARLTGVRPRPRTPASSESAAE is encoded by the coding sequence GGCTGTTCGCCGTCCGGTTGGTCTCGCAGTTCTCCGACGGGGTTTTCCAGGTCGCGATCGCGTCGTACGTCCTGTTCTCTCCCGAACGCCAGCCGACCGCCGGCGCGATCGCGGTCGGGTTCGCGGTGTTGTTGTTGCCGTTCTCCCTGCTCGGCCCGTTCTGTGGTGTGTTGCTGGACCGCTGGTCGCGGCGGCAGACGATGCTGTGGTGCAACGCAGTGCGGGCGGTGCTGGTGCTGCTCGTCCTGGCGGTGACGCGCGGGGGCGGCGAGGGGCCGTTGTTCTTCCTCGCCGTCCTCGCCTGCCTGTCTGTCAACCGCTTCTTGCTCGCGGCGCTGTCGGCGTCCCTGCCGCACGTGGTCCCCACCGATCGCCTGGTGCTCGCCAACGCGGTCACACCGACCTGTGGGACGCTCGCCTACCTCGTCGGCCTGGGTGCGGGCTCGGCGGTGGCCGCGCTGGGGTGGGGCGCCCCGGCGACAGCGGAGTACGTCGTGCTGGTCGTCGCCAGCCTGGGCTACGCGGCCAGTGCGCTGCTGGTGCTGCGCATTCCGCGACCGATGCTGGGGCCGGACCTGGCGGCGGCGCGGGCCGAGGTCGCCGCGACGGTCCGGCACGTGCTGAGCGGCCTGGCCGACGGGGCGCGGCACGTGGTGGAGTGCCGGCCCGCGGCGTTCGGCCTGGCGGCGATCGCGGTCCAGCGGTTCTTCTTCACCCTGTGCACGGTGGCGATCATCCTGCTCTACCGCAACTACTTCGCCGCGGGCGACGCGGCGGCCGGGATCGCGGGGCTGGGCACCGCGGTGCTGGTGTCCGGCCTGGGGTTCGGCTCGGCGGCGCTGCTCACGCCGCTCGCGGTGCGGCGGATCCGGAAGGAGGCCTGGATCGTGGTGCTGTTCCTCGTCGGGGCCCTGGTGGTGCTCGTGCCGGGCACCTTCTTCACCGTGCCCGCGGTCCTGGCGACCGCGTTCGTCCTCGGCCTGTGCGCCCAGGGCGTGAAGATCTGCGTGGACACGCTGGTGCAGGAGAACGTCGCCGACGTCTACCGCGGCCGGGTCTTCTCGTTGTACGACGTGCTGTTCAACGTCGTCGTCGTGCTCGCCGCCGCCTGCGCCGCGCTGGCGCTGCCGCCGACCGGCCGTTCCTACGCCGTCCTCGCCGTCACCTCGGTGGCCTACGTCGGTGCCGCGGCCGGCTACGCCCGGCTCACCGGCGTACGCCCGCGCCCGCGCACCCCGGCCTCCTCCGAGTCGGCCGCGGAGTGA
- a CDS encoding CCA tRNA nucleotidyltransferase — protein sequence MSEAQQRGVRELLRIAPVIDELGGRFQAAGAQLALVGGSVRDALLGRLGLDLDFTTSARPVEVERLLTGWADAVWDIGREFGTIGARKGDWTIEITTFRAEAYDPDSRKPAVTFGDTLEGDLGRRDFTVNALAVTLPDRGFVDPVGGLSDLAAGQLRTPGRPEDSFTDDPLRMMRAARFASQLGFSVAPEVVAAIHAMADRITIVSAERVRDELVKLVLGGDPRAGLELLVGTGLADQVLPELPALRLELDEHHRHKDVYEHSLTVLDQAIAMEGRVGTGGPDFVTRFAALMHDVGKPATRRFEDGGRVTFHHHEVKGARLTAKRMRALRFSGDQTDAVSRLVELHLRFHGYGGGEWTDSAVRRYVRDAGPLLDRLHVLTRADCTTRNRRKATALQRTYDQLEERIAVLAEEEELASIRPDLDGNEIMRTLEIPPGPVVGRAYKHLLEVRLDQGRLDKDAVRAELLRWWSEQPEARA from the coding sequence CTGAGCGAAGCCCAGCAGCGCGGAGTACGAGAACTCCTGCGAATCGCCCCCGTGATCGACGAGCTCGGCGGCCGGTTCCAGGCCGCCGGAGCGCAGCTCGCACTCGTCGGCGGCTCCGTCCGCGACGCGCTCCTCGGCCGGCTCGGCCTCGACCTGGACTTCACCACCAGCGCCCGGCCCGTCGAGGTCGAACGCCTGCTCACCGGCTGGGCCGACGCGGTATGGGACATCGGCCGCGAGTTCGGGACGATCGGCGCCCGCAAGGGCGACTGGACGATCGAGATCACCACCTTCCGTGCGGAGGCGTACGACCCCGACAGCCGCAAGCCCGCGGTCACCTTCGGCGACACGCTGGAGGGCGACCTCGGCCGGCGCGACTTCACCGTCAACGCGCTCGCGGTCACCCTCCCCGACCGGGGGTTCGTGGACCCGGTCGGCGGGCTGAGCGACCTCGCCGCGGGACAGCTGCGCACCCCCGGCCGGCCGGAGGACTCCTTCACCGACGACCCGCTGCGGATGATGCGGGCGGCGAGGTTCGCCAGCCAGCTCGGCTTCTCGGTGGCGCCGGAGGTGGTGGCGGCGATCCACGCGATGGCCGACCGGATCACGATCGTGTCCGCGGAGCGGGTCCGGGACGAGCTGGTGAAGCTGGTCCTGGGCGGCGACCCCCGCGCCGGGCTGGAGCTCCTCGTCGGCACCGGACTGGCCGACCAGGTCCTGCCCGAGCTGCCCGCGCTGCGGCTGGAGCTGGACGAGCACCACCGGCACAAGGACGTGTACGAACACAGCCTCACCGTGCTCGACCAGGCGATCGCCATGGAGGGGCGGGTCGGCACCGGCGGCCCCGACTTCGTGACCAGGTTCGCCGCGCTGATGCACGACGTGGGCAAGCCGGCGACCCGGCGGTTCGAGGACGGCGGCCGGGTGACGTTCCACCACCACGAGGTCAAGGGCGCCCGGCTGACCGCCAAGCGGATGCGGGCGCTGCGGTTCTCCGGTGACCAGACCGACGCGGTGTCCCGGCTGGTGGAGCTGCACCTGCGGTTCCACGGGTACGGCGGCGGGGAGTGGACCGACTCCGCCGTACGCCGCTACGTCCGCGACGCCGGCCCGCTCCTGGACCGGCTGCACGTGCTCACCCGCGCCGACTGCACCACCCGCAACCGGCGCAAGGCGACCGCCCTGCAGCGCACGTACGACCAGCTGGAGGAGCGGATCGCGGTGCTGGCCGAGGAGGAGGAGCTGGCAAGCATCCGGCCCGACCTCGACGGCAACGAGATCATGCGGACGCTGGAGATCCCTCCCGGCCCCGTGGTCGGGCGGGCGTACAAGCACCTGCTGGAGGTCCGCCTGGACCAGGGCCGGCTGGACAAGGACGCCGTCCGCGCCGAGCTGTTGCGCTGGTGGTCGGAGCAGCCGGAAGCCCGGGCCTGA